The window TGCTCGCCTCAGGGTGGGCTCACCATAGCGCAGCTGATggaataaacagagagaaaatgaagagagtTTAAGAGTGTAAATGCATCGCTAAGATGcaaagagcaagaaaagagcaaaaatgTTTAAGCTGTCAAATCACAGTATACACCAACTCACTAAGGACCTCCCAGTTCATGTCATGGATTTTCTCATCCTTCTCATCCTTTCCTCCCTTGTAGTAATTCTTGGGACCTTGCAAAATCCCATATGAAGCAATAACTGTGTATTGAACTATGGAAATAAGATTCATATTTTGTCCTGACACACAGAACAGTATGCAGCAAACCATTACAGACTGTAATTTGCAAATTACCTGAACCCAATGAAAAACAGGCTCAATaggtatcacacacacagagagagaaagcgttGAAGTCAACATAGTACAAATATCTtcctatgaaaaaaaacaactgaatgtGATATTATAGCcagtgaaagaacaaaaaaattgcTATTTTCAAAAGAATATTAAATGATGGAGTAATATAACATCTTTAATTTTTTATATATCTGCAATGAATATTCAGACTTTCCATAAAAAAAGGAACAAGGAAATTAAAACAATCATTCTTAAAAAGTGGTTTATACAGCACTGAAGCAGTATTTAGGAAGATCTGTGGCACTCAGTATTTTTTATGTAGGTCCAAATAACCTCTAGATGTGATCAAACCATATTAATAGTACACAGAATCAAAATTTGGTTACAAGAAAGTGAAAACTAGTAGAGATGTGAATTTCTGAAAATTAAAGATTTGTCATTTAGGtaaaaaactatttatttttattaatttgatGACTGTAAAACATTCAGCAACAAAATTTGTGACTAAAAAGTATTTGTAGTAGTTATAGGACTTTATGGGACTTTGCATGGTCTTATGAACATGAATCTGTGTTTGAGAAAATCCATGATGTGAACTGGGAAAAGTTCTGAATTCTGGGTGAGTAGTGATGGAATGACCCACAGAAATCTCTATGCTTTGTTCTTAGTCTGAAAGCACAGTTTAGTAAAAATAACCAGACAAAAAGCGTCTCTCCTCCTTGAGAAGAAATAGTGGACGGCACAACGGAAAGTAGATGGAAAGAATAGGAAATAAGAAGTTTTGAGATGTGGGAACAAAAATGTATTAAGttaaggtaaaaacaaaacagtaacagGGGAACGACAGTGAGTGAGTGCTACTGACCAGATGTCCAAATGTTCGCAGTGCCATTTCAGAGCCAATCTCCTCCCCCATGGCAATAAGGGCAATACCAAGAACAGCTACACCCTGACAGGAAAACCAAAAAATTAAACTTCACATGCCTCCATAATATCTCTGATAAAGGAACTGCTAAACGGGGAGAATTGTTGGTAAGTAGTTAATTTATGAGGATAGTCATGGTAATATGTTACTTACCTGATGGGAGCCCATATCAGCTGTAGTGtccttcttgtctttgtccttcttATCTTTCTTGtccttgtcttcctctttttctttctccttggCTTCGTAGTGCTCACTGCAGATATGCAGAAGCTGCTGCACCTTCAGGACATTGCCAGAACCTGAGATGGAGACAAATTATTAGTGTGGGTTATGGAAatcctggaaaacaaaagattAAATCGGCAGATATAGGTCTGTATGTGGATGACCTGAGGGGGCTATGACGAAGCGAATGGAGCAgaggctgaagctgcagctgtgcCAACAACTGCATTTGATGCTTTATTCCACTGCTTTCAAACTAATGTCTTAGCCTCTGTCTAATCTGcgtgtgctgcagcagctgagtggGGACTAGCTTGCATTTACTGCATGTGAGGTGTTTAGGGAACATCAGTAAACTGTAGCTAcagaaaataaacttgtttACGCTCGCCCCCTTTAAACTGCATGAGCCTCTGCATGCACATCGGTCACACGCTGTGCCACCCACCACCATGAGTAAATTCTCACCCTGTGgcccactgaactaaatcactTTAGAATGGCTGGAAGAAAAGTACTGTGAGACTAACCTGCATATGCACAGATATCCACAAGTGTGTTGGCAAAGCTGCGGAAAGGTTCAGGTACAACCTGTAGAGCTGCAAGTGTTGTCTCAATTGCCTCTCCTTTACCTGAGGAAAGtgaatgacacaaacacaacacttaGAGCAACATTAAGGTAAAGGAAAGAAGTTACTGTGGTAACGGAACTGGCCTCTACAACAGATCTTGATGTACACAAACTCATTCAGAAAAAGCTGTCACACAACACCTGTTAGAgtattttattgtctttcagCCCTCAAGCCACTACAGCTGTTGTCACACAGCTTTGAACAATCTCTGAAGTTATTTAATACAGTTGTTGACGCTGGAGCCTGCGGCTAACTTTACCTACCCAGGTGGTTGAGTCCTAGGCCCAGAGGCAGCCAGCGGGCATATGTGTCCTTCAGCTCCTGTTCGTTCTTCTCCATGATGGTCTGGACGATGGTGGAGGTCACGTCGCCGTTACATGACCCTACTGCGATCATACCGCATGCCAGCGCTGTCACTCCAACCACCTGgagattaaacacacacacaaacactttaatGTTGCTAAACTGAAAATTACAAAGAACGAGAAAAGCCCCTAACACAAATCAGGCATCCGTACCTCCATGCTGGATTTGGAGTCTCCCATGAcagggagaagcagagaaaggacATCTTCTCTGTTGGAGCCAGCGTAGGCCAGGCCCAGTCTGAAAACAAGACGACAAGGATCAAGACACAGTAACAAAATGCAATCATAGGTACAGATAAGCAGAGGaaacttgaaataataatacaattaaGAAACAGTATGCAGCACTGTATCCTAAACCATGATGTAACTGCCTGGAGCTCGTAAAAATGCTTTAACTTTCTACATGTGAACATTCTCCTCACCCAAAGATGGCTCCTATCCTCATGACATTGCTGTTGTGGAGGACATAATCAGAGAGCAGAGCGAGGGCTGGGTCACATTCATTCCTCACACCCGAGTTTACAATGCCACAGGCCAGAAGGGCAccagactgcagacagagagatgacgCAGGTGTAAGACAAACCAGAGAGATACCTGGAGGGCTTCATTTTTATAGCCCATCCTCCCTAGTAATAAGCCTGAGAATAGCTTGTGTTGTTCAGAACGTCAAATTCATGAGTAAATGACGATATAGTTGTAATTCAGTCAATACAGTGAATTCAGTTGACTGGAAACTAATGTAGCGTAGTGATTTTCTATACTGAAggcatatatacatatatatatattatatatatatatatatatatatatatatatatatatatataaaaacaaacaaacagtggagCAGAACAGTTAACAAAGTTGAGACGACCTTAAAAAGACTGTGCTATTACAACCATCTCATTATCGGAAAGTAATATGAACTCAGTTATGGTTGCCAACACTTCCTAGCCTAATGTTTACCTTGATGTAGTCTTCAGAGGAGTAGAGATATTTGTCAATCTGGGTAAGACCACCATCCACGTCCCACAGGAGGATCATACCCAGGGAGGCTGCAGCGCTCAGCATGCCTGAAGATATTTATATCATCGTTAAGTCACTGAGCAATCAAATAAACTGCACTGACATCCAAAGACCACAAAAGAAACCATCTTGGATATATGCACGACAATGTCAGCTAAGCCAAGAAAGGGTACAGATTGAATACAGCAGCtactactgtgtttgtgtgtttctttttaccATGGTCCTTGTTCTTGTACAGCCACTTGTTGCCATCGTCTGTGAGCAGCTTGTCCTGTCCAAAAGCTGCGTTGACAAAGCCGTTCACAAAGGAGGAGGCCAAATTCATACGAGCAGAGTCCACCTGGGAACCGCTGCCTCCAAACCCTGTCATGTTCAAGCACAGAGGCCATGCAACATGAGCTAAATCGTACATTTTCACAaccactgaacaaaaaataGCTTTCAGTTAACTTGCCACAGTGGCCAGTAAATCACAAAACACAGCATTCATCCAACCATACGGACTCACTGTTGTTTTCCAGGTGTGTTTTGTAGATGTCATCTGGGACTTTGGGTTCCATGATGTCCAACTGGCAAGGACAGGATGAGTGTGTTATTAATAAAGGAGAAATGTGCTGAGTCATACTGACAAACTAAAAGCTATTAGAAAGAGAAGAGTGGGACATCTAATCCCCTCCAGTTACTGTGAATCATACATCATCATCTTTTCAGCGTCACCCCTCTAAAATTTCCTTCCCTCAGTTTCCAGTGGTCAAAGAGGCCGTAAGTCCTTCATCCATTCTTCCTCTTATCTCCCACAAAAAATTCCTTTCATAAAATATCCCCAaacccttttgttttcataatcatAGATCATCCAACATACAATACACTTTTCCATTTCATCTCATTCTAACCTTTGGCTGTACACACCCTTCTGTTCatgcaaatctttttttcattggACAGTAGAGGCAGAACATTCAGGGTTATGACAGTTTTCTTTGACCATTTGCTGTGACATTAACACACAAGTTTATTTTGCCAATGTATTTTCAATAATAATGCTACTATGCTAAACCTACTGATGATGACAATAATTTGTATATCTAATATACAAATTAGCATCCTATGACACTAGAAAACTCAAGTCTGCAGTTGCTTCACAGTAGAAGGCTTCCAGCAGAATCCACTTGGTTCATGACATACTTGCCAAGTTGCTAACTCCTCGCTCAATGGAAGtctaaatttagattttttatttgtcttctgTGTTCTGTTAACAGCCTGATATCTCAGACCTGTGATATGCAGCCATCTAAGCGACTTATCAGCACTAATCTTGACAGAAACGTATCCAGCTTCTCAAGTAGGTTTGAATAAATATTCAATGCTCTTTGAAAACTTGgttatgtgttgtttttaaatgcctGCTAAAATACTTTAAATCAAAAAAATACACCACATTTATCCTGAATACAGAATTAGCTTTTTTAACACTCCAGAATTAAAAGCTTAGTTAGTGAAACTCAACACATACactaacattaaaaacaaagaatctCTGATGTCTTCTTTTCCCAACCTTCACACATTTCTTtatctctccttcctcctcagacTTACCTCTCTGGCCAAGGCCAAGAAATTGCTGTTGAGCTGCACATTAGACATGATCTCTGTCAGGTCCTCGTAGTCCTCGACGTCCTCATTAAGCTCGAGGAACATGCCATGGCGACCCAGCATGAAGGCCATCTGCTTCTGGATGACACTGAGATTGACAAAAGATACAGCAAGTTTGCCTTTTGTAAACACCATGTGCTATGACACAGTGAGACTTGAATTCCTATCTATAGAGAATTAatggaaaaatgtcaaaatgtgtaACAGAATCAGAACAAAAGCAAAGCACTGAGGTAAACAATATCTATTTTTACCCTTAAATGTTGCTGTACTTATCCACATTGACAGCTTAATACCTTTTATCACTACCATAACTATCTTATGTCCTATAGTGCAGACTATAGAATAGTGATTTGATGGTCCTTACATGTCTTTGCAGGATGTGAAGATGTTTTCTACCAGCTCCACATCATTGAGCATCAGGGCCAGGCGCAGCGCCTCTGGATACCGGCTGAACTTTCGGAAGATGTTCAGGGCACATCTGAGCAGTGCTGAGTTTTCTGGCTCAGGAACATAACTCACGCAACTAGAGGGATGATGAGGGAAGTTGAGAGATTAACTGGCTATATTCCAGTTACAAATTTAAGTCATTGTATTAATATGCTTAAAAATAGGGTTTGTGTTCTCTGAGAACCATAAAACCTGAACAGACCTGGTGAGGTAAAGGCAGACTTTGCCATAAGCGTTTTCATCAATGTAGTCCTCCAGCATGTCCAGCCTCTCAATCTCCATCAGCAAGTCGCACGCCTCGTGCTCTGCATTGTGGGCCATGTTGTAGGGCACAATCTCCTTCACTAGTTTCAACAGTGTCTCCTGCTGTGTCTTGTcattctcctccacctcctgccaCTCCTTAGCCACCTCACCTGCCAGGTGCCTGGAAGAGGAtggacaaaaaaatatttgtcaaAGAGCATCAAAGTATCAAAGAGCTGTTTTGCCTCTGTTTAAGTTACAGCTTCACCAATAGCCACAAGACTACAACATATATTGTTGATAGTCAGTCGTCTTACCTTACATATTCATGTCCCCATGAGGCGAGCTCTTCCTGTGAGCCCAACAGACGGTACTTCAGACACTCCCTCTCACCGCTCATCGTCATGGCTAGCACTGACACCACGTCAGCACAGAAACTCTGCAAATCAGAATCTGAGTCATTTAATGGCCACACAACAAGTTGGTGGATTTCTTGCGATTTCTAGCTtgatttcatgtgtgtgtttttaatgtcagtgttttgaaAAGTGAGGGAGCTTTAACATTTATCCTGATAGTTTTGGCAGTCAGTCAATAAATTTAAGACCTTATGATGCCATTTGATACTGAACCACTGATTTAAACTCATTCTAAAGTTGGGTTTTCATCAAATgccacacaaacatgcatgaatatctgttatttttattctggGTAAAACAATGGTAACTTCCATTTCTTatcaaggacaaaaaaaacagctctttgTAGTTTCAATTCCATACACCTGCATGGAggctgtattattttttttctgctagcATCAGAACCTTACCTTGTTCTCTCCAGGAGCCATGCCCTCGTAGATTTCTTTAAGCTTGCCATAGTGTGGGCGCAGGAATTTCAGGGGCTTCGGTACTGAGGTCATGGAGGTGGTTGAGGAGCGGATTTGTCTGCGCAGCTCTTCTAATGCAGGACGGTAGAGTGCTGTGTTCTTCTCCTGCCAATGTGTAGAAACCGGTGAGTTTTTTGTCTCGTAATAGATGTTAATACTAAAAGATGTTACACCCTGACACatggaggaaataaaaattttaaatctaATACTCACGCTCAGTCTCTCCACCATCATCTCCAGATCCTCTTGTAACTGCTTGTCTTCTTCTGACTGAAGTTGTGAAAGATGAGAACAACATCATTACAAATCAAAAagcataaaaattaaaataaaggaTTCACCAGTCACTACTGCTTTTGTCATCAAAAGGTTTTAAGCTGATAATGTGATGACAGCAGtgataatgtttattttcttctggtGCTTTGTTGGAACGAAGCATTAATACTTTGCACGTCCTACTATGtgacaactgctgcagcatagTGTACTGTTGAATATTTGTTATAAAACTAAGTACTCGTGGGCACTAAATCATGAACAACAAACTTAACCAAATGACCTTGTAGATGCATGATGGTAAGAATTGTTTGCTGTTTGGCATAAGCAGTTAGGAAGAGAACTGTCTATCAGCTACCACTAATGAATGTAGCTAAGCTTTGACCGTGATGGATTTTACTAGTCCTAGTTTTATTTCTAATGTTAATGTCCAACTTAACAGTGAAAGCCTGGCTGGTGCATTTAGCTACCGTAACCTATAACTTATAATATTGATTACAATAcggtataaaaacaaaaatgatacaTTTCCAAGTCTGTATAAAGTTTCAGATGACCATGACCACTAAAAAACGGAAAATCAATAATATGGCCCGTGACACTTTGCTATGGCTAATCCATACAGACGGCTACAAGCTAAACTGCCAAATCAGTCTCTTGTTACAGTCTGCTGTTAACGCTAGGTAactgttgt of the Toxotes jaculatrix isolate fToxJac2 chromosome 9, fToxJac2.pri, whole genome shotgun sequence genome contains:
- the psmd2 gene encoding 26S proteasome non-ATPase regulatory subunit 2; translated protein: MEEAKQKENKHPEKTDEKAKDKEKGQQPKDKDKEKKEEQELSEEDKQLQEDLEMMVERLSEKNTALYRPALEELRRQIRSSTTSMTSVPKPLKFLRPHYGKLKEIYEGMAPGENKSFCADVVSVLAMTMSGERECLKYRLLGSQEELASWGHEYVRHLAGEVAKEWQEVEENDKTQQETLLKLVKEIVPYNMAHNAEHEACDLLMEIERLDMLEDYIDENAYGKVCLYLTSCVSYVPEPENSALLRCALNIFRKFSRYPEALRLALMLNDVELVENIFTSCKDIVIQKQMAFMLGRHGMFLELNEDVEDYEDLTEIMSNVQLNSNFLALARELDIMEPKVPDDIYKTHLENNRFGGSGSQVDSARMNLASSFVNGFVNAAFGQDKLLTDDGNKWLYKNKDHGMLSAAASLGMILLWDVDGGLTQIDKYLYSSEDYIKSGALLACGIVNSGVRNECDPALALLSDYVLHNSNVMRIGAIFGLGLAYAGSNREDVLSLLLPVMGDSKSSMEVVGVTALACGMIAVGSCNGDVTSTIVQTIMEKNEQELKDTYARWLPLGLGLNHLGKGEAIETTLAALQVVPEPFRSFANTLVDICAYAGSGNVLKVQQLLHICSEHYEAKEKEKEEDKDKKDKKDKDKKDTTADMGSHQGVAVLGIALIAMGEEIGSEMALRTFGHLLRYGEPTLRRAVPLALALISVSNPRLNILDTLSKFSHDADPEVSHNSIFAMGMVGSGTNNARLAAMLRQLAQYHAKDPNNLFMVRLAQGLTHLGKGTLTLCPYHSDRQLMSQVAVAGLLTVLVSFLDVKNIILGKSHYILYGLVAAMQPRMLVTFDEELRPLPVSVRVGQAVDVVGQAGKPKAITGFQTHTTPVLLAHGERAELATEEYLPVTPILEGFVILRKNPNYET